Genomic window (Mesorhizobium sp. M4B.F.Ca.ET.058.02.1.1):
CCCGCATCATTGCCCATGTCGCCGGCATCGTGGTGGTCGCCGATACCATCTTCACGGCGACTGCCGTGATGCTGCAGCCGCTGACCGGGTACGGGTTGGCGCGCGTCGTCGGCTGGCCGCTCAACGAAGGCTGGATCCTGCTGTCACTGGCGCTTTATGTGATCATCGGCCTGTTCTGGCTGCCGGTGGTCTGGATCCAGATCCGCTTGCGCGACATGGCCAAACACGCTGCGGCGGAAGCGACCGCCCTGCCACCAGGCTTCGACCGGCTCTACCGCGTCTGGTTCGCGTTCGGCTTTCCGGCTTTCTTCGCCGTGGTCGCCATCTTCTGGCTGATGCTGACCAAGCCCAGCATCACGCTTCTCGGCCTGAACTAAAGCGCCACTTAGGCGGCGGCCGGCTTGAAGCTCAGCGCCACGCCGTTGATGCAATGGCGCAGACCGGTCGGCGGCGGGCCGTCGTCGAAGACATGGCCGAGATGGCCGCCGCAGCGGCGGCAATGCACCTCGGTGCGGGTCATGCCGAGCGACCGGTCTGCGGTCGTGCCGATGGCCTTGGGAATTTCCTGCCAGAAGCTCGGCCAACCGGTGCCGGAATCGAATTTGGTCTCCGAGGGATAGACCGGCAGGTCGCAGCCGGCGCAGGCGAAGATGCCCTTGCGGTGCTCGTCGAGCAGCGGGCTGGTGCCTGGATATTCGGTGCCTTCCTTGCGCAGCACATTGTAGGCCGCGTCGGACAGGATGGCGCGCCATTCGGCGTCGGTCTTGGTCACTTCGAAGGTCTCGGCGGCGCGGGCATTTGGCGCGCCACCAATGCGCAGCAAGGCAGCCGTGCCGGCTAGGACCGCGGCGGCCGCGGCGCCGCTCAGGAGAAGATCGCGACGGTTCATGGGACAATTCCTCCAATGCCGGTTTGCCAGATTTTCGCGCCGGGCGAAAATCAAAAGCGGTTGACGCCCCCAACGAAAACTCCGCGCCGGCTCCA
Coding sequences:
- a CDS encoding DUF2269 domain-containing protein gives rise to the protein MALEDVLRLVHVLGSTVLFGTGIGIAFFMAMAVRTRDPRIIAHVAGIVVVADTIFTATAVMLQPLTGYGLARVVGWPLNEGWILLSLALYVIIGLFWLPVVWIQIRLRDMAKHAAAEATALPPGFDRLYRVWFAFGFPAFFAVVAIFWLMLTKPSITLLGLN
- the msrB gene encoding peptide-methionine (R)-S-oxide reductase MsrB; protein product: MNRRDLLLSGAAAAAVLAGTAALLRIGGAPNARAAETFEVTKTDAEWRAILSDAAYNVLRKEGTEYPGTSPLLDEHRKGIFACAGCDLPVYPSETKFDSGTGWPSFWQEIPKAIGTTADRSLGMTRTEVHCRRCGGHLGHVFDDGPPPTGLRHCINGVALSFKPAAA